The Flavivirga eckloniae genomic interval TTTGTGTATCAACAAACATTTTTAGTCCGATTGATTTTTATTGGGTTTCTGTTTTTAATAGGTATTGTTATCGTTCGTTTTTTAATTCCCATAGATCTTGCAACTATTTCAATATTTGCTTCCATGATTGTGGGTACATTGGCTGGTACTTATTTGGCTAACTTTGTATTTAAATCGGGTGAAGTTATAGAAGAAAAAAGTGATTCTTTAGAAGATATCGTACATGATACAATAGAAAAGGGAAAAGAGATCATTGATGATTTAAAAACAAAAGATGCTGACGTTGAAGAAGTAGAAGATGTTGAGGGAAAAAAGGAAGCACCTGAAGAGGAAAAAAAGAGTGCCAGAGAGCGTTTGAAGGATAAGGGGTATCTTAAGTGAGCAGTTGACAGTCGCAGTGTTTAGTCTCAGTTATTTGCAAATAAAATGAAGATTGTGAACTAAAATGTCATGCTGAGCTTGTCGAAGCATCTTTATATTGAAACTAAAAGAACAAACAGATTACCACATCACACTAAAAGTGTAATTTGTAATAACCATAAGAAAATATGATCAAAAATTACTGGAACAGGGGGAAACGTCAAAAGATTAGAGTAATAATTATTGGTTTAATCTTACTCATCTTATTATTCATTTTACGAGACGATTATCAACCAGCATTGTTATTCGTTAGAAAATTCATTTTCATCATTTTACTAAGCACCATTGCTTTGTTTTTTGGATTACGTAAATTCAGGAGATCTGCAAGCACTGGAGCTCGTATAGGTATTCTAGGATTATTAATTGGTTTCTTTGCAATCTTATATGTTGTTGGTTGGCACTTTAGGATGTATGATTATATGAAAACCTATAATGTGTTTAATAATCTAAACAGGGTTCAGATTAACGAACTGCCCTTAACACAAAACGAAAGAATACAGCCCTTAAGAAATGTGTTTTCTATGGCAAACGAAAGTGTTGGAGAAACTAAGGATGTTTCTTTGCCGCATTTGGTAAGAGTAGGAGATGAGAACAAATGGACTATGGCTATTCAACCCACAGAGAAATATGTGTGGCAAGGTATAACAGATAATACAGAAGAAGTGTTTTCGGTATCCAGTACCACGCCGTTTCCAAGGTTTTCCAGTGAGAATAGAATTCCAGTAACCTTTTCCATAGGCGAGTCTTTAAAGTTTAGTAGAAACACCTATAACGCCGTAGTACAGCGTTTCAATTTCTTTCAATTATTCACCATGGAGCCCAGTGATACCTATTATATGAAAAATGATACAGGGCAATGGGTAGAAGTGGTTAGTTTAATTAAATGGAAAGGTTTTTTGTTTCCCTATCCAACCTTTGGAGGGGTGATGGTTATTGATAATGGCGAACACGATTTTGGTGATTATATTGAACGTATTTTAATAGGTAAAGGCACTTATATAAGACCGGAAGAGATGCAGAATCATCCATATCTCACACGACAAAATACACTGGCAGAAAGTATATCGCGTTTACAAGCCGAGTCATTAAAGTTTTTAGGTGGGTTTAGCGATCCGTTGCCGTGGAATATGGAAACTGCTGTGAAAATACCTGATTTGCCAGACGATCAAAATGAGCAACCGTTTGTAACAGACTTTGATTTTTCCGATACGAATTCTGATGCATATAGTGGGTTGTACCACTGGTTTGGTTTAGAGCCGGTAGGGGATGAGCGTACCAGTTTAACCTTTAGCGTTTTTATACCAGCAGATGGTACCGATAAGATTTATTATTACGACCATGCATCTAAAAAACAAGGGTATGCAGGGGTTTCTGCCATGCCTTTAAAGGTGATTGAATCTCGTAAGGAGTTTGACTGGTCGGTAAATAAACCAGTTGAGTTTAGACCGTATATAAAAGATATTGCGGGTAGAAAGCGTATGTTCTTTTTAGGCACAATATCTGCCGTAAGAGAAGGTTCCGATAAATTTGATGGTTCTGCTACCCCGGATTTAGCATTGATTGATAGCGAATATAGAGATGTAGTTTGGATTGATGTAAAACATCCAAGCCAATGGAATAAAACAGTTTACGACCAGTTGAATGAAGCGTGGAGAGCCAGTGAAGGTATTGGGTATTATTTTGTAGAAGAGACAAAAGAGATTGATATAGTTGAAACTGTAAAAGATTCTATCAAGGTAATTTCTGATGATGAGATACTAAAACAAACTTCGACTACGCTCAGTACAAGAATTCAGGATAATAAAAATACTGCAGAAATTGAAAGATTGCAGAAACAAATTGATTCATTAAAAGCTATTAATTAAAGGTATGTTTGGAGGTGCGGGACATCAACTTTTTAAAGAGATAGCTAATAGGCGCAGAGATCGAAAAGATAAAGCCAGTAGTAAGTTTGATAAAAAGAAACTACTCAACAAAAGACATGGAAAAAAGCTTGAATTTAATTCTCCAAACTTAAGAACGTCAGAACTTGAAAGGTTAAAAGCAGGCATAAGGAGTAACCTTAAAAAAGACAGATTAAAAGATTATTTATTGTTCTTCATTCTTTTTTTGATTCTCTTTAGTTCATTTTATTATTTTATGAATTAATTCAATTTATTATTAAGAGAAAATAAAAAACCGTTTAAATTTTTATTTAAACGGCTTTCTCATTATTTATGGATTACTATATTATTTTACAAACGTATTTGTATATATGTTAGTCTCGTTATTCTCAGTTTCTTCAAACTTTAATACCAATGTTGTTGAATTAAGCGTAATTATTTCATAAGTCTTAGTAAGAGCTATTTCTATATCAGAAGTTATAATATTACCATCAATAGTGTATGTATCACTAAATGTATTAGCCGTTGCACATGGAGCAGTTCCTTCTTCATGAGATGCGTAAGATATCTGTGTATCAGTAAAAGTAAGTGTATCTAATAAATCGCATTCTGTTAGTGTTTCGGCAACACCATCCTGAGTTCCTTCAGTCCATTTCCATGTCCCAATGATTAATTCTGCATTGCTTTTTGCTGGCGAATCATCATCACTATTACATGAAAAAGTTAAACAAGCTGTAATAATTGTTAGTAATGTAAGTTTTAAGGTTTTCATTTTTTATTTGGGGTTTAAATTTCTACAAATAAAAGAAATAAGATTCTAACAGTAACAATCAAAAAGTGTTTAATCGCATTTTTATGTTCTTAATCGATGTTTTTAATTTTGGAAATTAATATTAAAATCAACTCGAGCTAAATTTTGAATATTAAAGAAAGGCTCAAAACACCAATTCCATTTTAATATCACTTCGTTTATAAGGTGTGTCAATCTCCAAAGGTTTTTCAATAAATCCATATTTTCTGTAGATATAAATGGCATTCTCTAGCTTAGTATTAGAATAGAGAACTAGTTTAGGTAATCCCATTCCTTTGGCATAATCAATACAATGCTGCATGAGTTGTTGCCCAATTTTATGACCCCGATGCTTGGGGGAAACAGCCATTTTTGTTAATTCAAAAAGACCATTATTGCCAATAGGCATTAAAGCGACCGTTCCAACTATTTGATCATTTAGTTTTGCAAAAAAGATATGGCCTCCTTTATCTATGATATATTGTTCTGGTTTACTTAAAACTTCTTCATCGTAAGGCTCTACATAAAAGAATATTTTTAACCATTCCACATTTAGTTCATAGAAATATTTAGCATATTGTTTATCAAAAGAAATAATTTCTAGTGCTTTTGTTGTATTCATTTTTACATTATTTATAATAGTACTACTAAAACTTTTAGTGTTAAGTTTGTTTTCTAAAATATTTAAATGTTCTATTAAAGAAGAAGAACTCTCTAAAGTATATTCCTTAATAACTTTATCAATACTTTTCCAGATGGGTTTTAACTTTAATAGTATCTGATTTCCCTTTTCTGATAAGGAAATAATTTTTTTTCGTTTATCTAATTTATCTGATTGGTAGATAATTAAACCTTTGTCGTTTAGTTTATTAATGGCTTGAGTTATTGCAGGTTGTGTAAACTGTAAAGCGTTTTGTATTTCAGAATTTGTTACCCCGTTTTTATTAACTATTATTTTAAATATAGGGAATAGATAGGGGTCGAAATCTACATTAAAATGATCGTAAACCACTTGAGTTTCTTTCATCATGTATTCACTCACTCTTTTAAGTCTCGAACCTAGTCCTAATTCTCCATAACCTCTTAATGCATCCATAATATTGTTATTTATATAAGTGCTTATACAAATGTATAATAATTATTATATATTCTAAAATAAAATGGCATTTTTAAATGGGTTAGGAGAGTTGCATTCGTTTTATCGTACGTTTATAATCTCTTTTAGAGAAACTGGAATACCGTTTTTAGTAAAACCCTCTATGTTAATCTCATAGTTTCCAATATAATCTGAAGTATAAAAGGTAACGATACTTTCCTTTTGATTTATATTGAAATTAGGTTCCCATAACAATTGACTCCTATAGTCTGGAATACGTTTTAATGACTCTGTATCATTATACTTCTGAACAAAGTAATCCTTACTATTCAAAGGTTTAATTAGGTTAATACTTTTTGTATACTTAGTTGAAATAGTATTCTTAAAATCTGCATTTATAGTTTCTACAGAAATAATTCCTCTAAAAATACCACTTCCATACTGATACTTTTTATTAACAATACTGATACTTTTAATTTTTCTTGCGTCATAATTGATTAAATCATCATGATTTAGAGTTAAAAGTCCATCTACAATAATTAAAATTGGTAAATCCTTGCTATCATGATATTTATTTCTCAATCTAAATTGTTTTACTCCTTTTTTTTCCTCAATCCAAACGTTATTAATTATCTCGACAATAGTTTCTTCAACACTTTTAAATCGCTTATAGTCATCCAGATTATAAATGATCTCATGTCCTTTATAAAATGGCAATATGCTATCTTGCTGCTTTACATTATGTTTTTTTACACTGTAATAGGCGTTTTCAATTTGATTATTTATACTGTGCTCTAATATTAGCTTTTCCATTTCGGAACTAATTTTAAAATCACTAAATATGAGTTTATCATAATTTGGAGAAGGATACCGATCTAATACAATTTTATATTTTTCTGAGTCACTATCCATAACATGTAGATTGGCGTTAAATACCTCATAAGGGGTATCTAAATTAAAATAAAACTTTCCAGAGTTATTGGTAGTTGATAATTTAAAGACAGGATTTTTACCAGTAATGGATAAACTTACTTTTTTAAAAAGCACATGCTCTTTAGTGTCTTTGGTTAAAACAGTACCACTAATTAATTCTCCTCGAAGTTCTGGCAGATAAATAGATTTTTTATTTGATGGTATTTTCGATTTTTTAGTATTAGAAAATACATGCTCATATGCATTAGCACTAGGTCGCTTAGGAAGTAATATAGAATCTATTTTTCTTACGGAGATAGAATAATTTCCAAACGAAGCTTGATCTAATAAAGTGCTAATTTTTAAGATAACCTTTTCCCTTTTAGAAAAATGCTTTGTATTTATATTTAAACCAATAAATCTGTTAGTTTTATTTGCTTTGATTTCATTAGAGTATTGTATTCTGTTTGAAATAGAATCAAGTATTTTTGCCTCTGCAGTAGGGGGTTGGTTTTTCAAAAAGGGATTAATAATACTAACATTGCCTTGGAAAAAATAATGATTTCCAACATTTTTCATCCATTGCGTATAGGCTATTAATTTATAATTACCAGAAGGAACAGATGATGGTATAAAGAAATCACCTTGTCCTAACCCAGATTCTAAATTAATTTTATGTTTAAAAACAAACTTTTTATCGACCCCAATTAATTCAACATAGGCAATTTTGCTTAAGGTACTTAGTTTTTTTGTTTGAGAATTAATATTATAAATTTTATAAAACAAATGATCTCCAGAAAATAAAAGAGATGCATTGTAATGTATAAATATTTGTTCTTGAGGCATCTTGTTATAGATAATTGCCTGGTCTTTATCGAGTAAAGCTTGCCCACTAATTAAGCCGATATTGCTAAAAAAGAGGATTATTATTATTGAAAAATATTTTTGCATTTTATATATGAATTATTCTACCCAAAAGTCAGGAACTACATTACTTCCAAGTGTTGTACAGTCTCCACATTTTGGAATGACCATAACATAAGGACCTCCATCGGGAATAAGTGGAGGCTCGAAAGGTGGTTCGCCATTCAATGTGTAATATTTAAGCCTTCCTTCCCGAATAATTTCAACTAAAGAATTGCCATTTGTTGCGTTAACACGAGGAGCTAAAAGTTCGCAGGGTACTATATGGGCAGGACGTTTTTCGGGAAATGGAAAAAGATCTCGAAAATTAAAAAATATTCTTTTGCTGGAAACCGATGATACATCAAAAAAACCTAGTACTTTTTGGTTAGGATTATTAACTGAAACGATGTTGCTACTAATAAAGCCAGGCTGGTTTTGTGAAAGTAAGCTTTCGGAACCTGATAACTCATTAAGTGTCTTAAAATAAGTATACGATTCTAATGATTGAACATATTGTTTTACCAAAATGCTGTATCTGTGGGTAATAATAAAATCATTTGCAGGTATAAACCTAACTAGTTTTTGTGTTACACGATCTTCGGAAAGCTTGGTGGTTTCTGTTTGTATAATACCTGTAGAAGATAAACTATTGTAGCATACTCTTTCTTCTTTAGTTTTTTGGGCAGTATAAAATGTTGTAGCAGATGTAAGAATAGCATCAAGGTTAGACCAGTATGGAGCTATTATCTTATATGTTTCTTCATATTCGTAACGATAATATTTAGAATTTCCTAGGGGATCAAAACTGTTTACAAATATGCTAACTCCCAAAGTTCCGTTCTCATTAGTCTCTGCTGTATAATTCACATCCTCTATTTGAGTTTCGTTTGTTAAAGTTAATGGGTTTGAGGTATACGAATCGCCTTTGCTAGTAGTTATGGATAACTGATAGGTATTATTAGGCGTAGCTGCAAATTCTGATGTAGAAATATATTTACCAGGTGTATCCTCATTGAAATTATATACGTTTTGTGAAGCATCAATAATCTTAACTTCTGCATTGCTTTCTGGAGAGGGGCCGTCTTGGTTTAGTTCAAACGTTTTTGATATTTTTATTTCATGACGTTTAAGTTCATTTGTTATTATAGCTTCTATAACTATAACATCTTCAGATGTACTACTGTTATCGATATTAATAGGTTCTACACAACTGTTAAATATAACATTTACAAGAATTAGATAAATAATATGGCGTTTTGTTTTTTTCATAATATTGTATACTAACTAAAACTTTAAGTTGTAGGTTATTGTTGGTACTGGAATAGCAAAAATGGAACTTTGATAAGCTTGGATATTGCCATTTTCTGTTACAAAGAATACAGAATAAGGGTTATTTCTTCCCAGTACATTATAAACAGAAATATTCCAAAAGCTATGAGCCAGTTTTTTTATTTTATGATTTCCCTCAATATTTAGTCCAAGATCTAATCTATAATAGTCAGGAATTCTAAATTTATTACGATCACTATATAAAACACGTTCAACACCATTTAAAATATAACTCCCAGTTGGAAATGTTACAGGTCGGCCTGTTTGATAAGTAAAATTAGAGGAAAAGCTAAAACGTCTTGTTAATTTATAGTTTGCAACAAGGCTTATATCATGAGGTTTATCAAAATTTGAAGCAAAGAAATTACCATTATTAACTTGTTCTTCAGCAAACTCACTTGCTAACTTAATAAAAGATCTGGAATAGGTATATCCTAACCAACCATTTAGCTTTCCTTTAGTCTTTCTTATTAAAAATTCGATACCATAGGCTTTACCTTCTCCTTGTAGGACTTCTGTTTCAATGGTTTGATTTAATATTAAATCTGCACCAACCTTGTAGTCAAGAATGTTTTTAGACTTTTTATAATACCCTTCTACACTAAGTTCATAAAGGTTTTCATTTAAATTTTTATAAATACCTAAAGAGAATTGGCTGGCTTGCTGGGGTTTAATGTTTATATCGGATAGTCTCCAGGTATCTGTAGGAGATACTGTAGTGTTATTAGTTAAATTATGAATATATTGATATGTTGTATTGAAACCTCCTTTTATTGATAAACTTGGATCTAAAAAATATCTTGCAGACATTCTAAATTCGGGACCTCCATAGGTTTTTATAATTTCATTTTTATCAAATTCTTGAGTTTCTATTAAAGAACCAACATTTCGAGGCGAATTATCCTGATAGATGCGTTGTTCAGCCTCTCCAAGTGCAGCATACATAGAATAGCGTACTCCTAAATTAAGCAAAAGTTTATTGCTTAATTCAAAATTACCAGAAAGATACAAAGCAGATTCCAAAGCTCTTTCTTTAGGAATTTCTATAGCTTGAACAATGGATTCAGATCCTTTAGGGTCTATACTTCCGGGGTTTATTGAATATAGTTTACTGGAAATACCATAATCGAACTTATATTTTTTGTTCATAAGGTACTTCATTCTTATTTTAAATTCGGTTTCGTTTACTCGATAACCAAGATCGAAGTTTTTATCGAGGTTACTATTGTGTTCTATATTAAATCTATATTCACTATTGGAGACGATAAAATTACCTATATTCTTATCGTTAAACGTATGATCCCATTTAAGAGACATGAGTCTATTACTGTAACCAAATAAAGAATCAGATGTAATACTAAAAGCATCTTTGCTGTAGTAACCAGTAGCTTCTATTGAATTTTTATCATTT includes:
- a CDS encoding bifunctional helix-turn-helix transcriptional regulator/GNAT family N-acetyltransferase gives rise to the protein MDALRGYGELGLGSRLKRVSEYMMKETQVVYDHFNVDFDPYLFPIFKIIVNKNGVTNSEIQNALQFTQPAITQAINKLNDKGLIIYQSDKLDKRKKIISLSEKGNQILLKLKPIWKSIDKVIKEYTLESSSSLIEHLNILENKLNTKSFSSTIINNVKMNTTKALEIISFDKQYAKYFYELNVEWLKIFFYVEPYDEEVLSKPEQYIIDKGGHIFFAKLNDQIVGTVALMPIGNNGLFELTKMAVSPKHRGHKIGQQLMQHCIDYAKGMGLPKLVLYSNTKLENAIYIYRKYGFIEKPLEIDTPYKRSDIKMELVF
- a CDS encoding lipocalin-like domain-containing protein; protein product: MKTLKLTLLTIITACLTFSCNSDDDSPAKSNAELIIGTWKWTEGTQDGVAETLTECDLLDTLTFTDTQISYASHEEGTAPCATANTFSDTYTIDGNIITSDIEIALTKTYEIITLNSTTLVLKFEETENNETNIYTNTFVK
- a CDS encoding TonB-dependent receptor, whose translation is MKHALIILLCVLSFNFNFSQEENDQKISLQYENVKKIDVIKRIESLTDYRFLFLEEWIDDIPISVQYSNVSIRLVLDDIFKLTDINYYIKSDNNIILTKNSLINSKLPKDYFNNTKTNSYSENHPSPILYTNPTLSENDIDQTIKIGKENNRLKQSTYVLSGYVKNITTNRPIANLVIVTADKKINTQTDEKGYYSIELPYGVNIIETKGLGLSDSKKRIIMYSNGKFNFNLSDDIELLDEVVIEANKDKNVKEALTGVLQIKAKEIKTIPLVLGERDILKIATTLPGIKTAGEGSSGYNVRGGKEDQNLILLDNGVLYNPTHFFGIFSALNPFTSGDVNIYKGNIPSEFGGRLSSVFDIKTKNGNTEKFSGEASIGPVTSNITIETPVIKNKSSLMVGARGTYSQWILRSLDDESLKNSKASFYDFVGKYRHKINDKNSIEATGYYSKDAFSITSDSLFGYSNRLMSLKWDHTFNDKNIGNFIVSNSEYRFNIEHNSNLDKNFDLGYRVNETEFKIRMKYLMNKKYKFDYGISSKLYSINPGSIDPKGSESIVQAIEIPKERALESALYLSGNFELSNKLLLNLGVRYSMYAALGEAEQRIYQDNSPRNVGSLIETQEFDKNEIIKTYGGPEFRMSARYFLDPSLSIKGGFNTTYQYIHNLTNNTTVSPTDTWRLSDINIKPQQASQFSLGIYKNLNENLYELSVEGYYKKSKNILDYKVGADLILNQTIETEVLQGEGKAYGIEFLIRKTKGKLNGWLGYTYSRSFIKLASEFAEEQVNNGNFFASNFDKPHDISLVANYKLTRRFSFSSNFTYQTGRPVTFPTGSYILNGVERVLYSDRNKFRIPDYYRLDLGLNIEGNHKIKKLAHSFWNISVYNVLGRNNPYSVFFVTENGNIQAYQSSIFAIPVPTITYNLKF
- a CDS encoding DUF4249 domain-containing protein, with the translated sequence MKKTKRHIIYLILVNVIFNSCVEPINIDNSSTSEDVIVIEAIITNELKRHEIKISKTFELNQDGPSPESNAEVKIIDASQNVYNFNEDTPGKYISTSEFAATPNNTYQLSITTSKGDSYTSNPLTLTNETQIEDVNYTAETNENGTLGVSIFVNSFDPLGNSKYYRYEYEETYKIIAPYWSNLDAILTSATTFYTAQKTKEERVCYNSLSSTGIIQTETTKLSEDRVTQKLVRFIPANDFIITHRYSILVKQYVQSLESYTYFKTLNELSGSESLLSQNQPGFISSNIVSVNNPNQKVLGFFDVSSVSSKRIFFNFRDLFPFPEKRPAHIVPCELLAPRVNATNGNSLVEIIREGRLKYYTLNGEPPFEPPLIPDGGPYVMVIPKCGDCTTLGSNVVPDFWVE